A stretch of Synergistaceae bacterium DNA encodes these proteins:
- a CDS encoding FAD-dependent oxidoreductase produces the protein MSEKIDVLIIGAGPAGVAAGIGAKREGAENVVVIERDWDLGGILQQCIHPGFGLRTFKEELTGPEYMHRFIQQAHEAGVEFRTNTMVFQIDAPSLPPFNSPLGRGDERVAGVLASPVQGEVAEGRRGRNIAQGEVSESRRSRSGVTVWTMNKERGIESLNPSAIVLTMGCRERPLGAIRIPGTRPAGIYTAGTAQRFVNMEGYMPGKRAVILGSGDIGLIMARRMIWEGATVEGVYEVMSWPGGLRRNIAQCLDDYGIPFHLRTTVTRIHGNDRLEGVTVAEVDDHMTPIAGTERYVECDTLLLAIGLIPENELSRMAGVEIHPVTGGPVVNDLLQTSNPAIFAAGNVVIVYDLVDNVSDEGLIAGANAAKFAAGKISPSARIPVKGGENVRLYSPQIVTGETDATIFMRVTHPIEEACRVFAVCDNGAELYSQRLRYARPGEMNEVRINAEKLRGAGKVSGITIDIQAVKK, from the coding sequence ATGAGTGAAAAAATTGACGTGTTAATCATCGGGGCAGGGCCTGCAGGAGTCGCGGCGGGAATCGGCGCAAAGCGTGAAGGGGCTGAAAATGTCGTAGTGATTGAGCGTGATTGGGACTTGGGCGGAATATTGCAGCAGTGCATTCACCCGGGATTCGGTCTGCGGACGTTCAAAGAGGAGCTGACCGGGCCGGAATACATGCACAGATTCATTCAGCAGGCACACGAGGCGGGAGTCGAATTTCGCACAAATACGATGGTATTTCAGATTGATGCCCCATCTTTACCCCCCTTTAATTCCCCCCTTGGCAGGGGGGACGAGAGAGTCGCCGGGGTTCTCGCCTCCCCTGTGCAAGGGGAGGTGGCCGAAGGCCGGAGGGGTCGCAACATCGCACAAGGAGAGGTGTCCGAAAGCCGGAGGAGTCGTAGCGGTGTTACCGTGTGGACAATGAACAAAGAGCGCGGAATCGAGTCGCTTAACCCGTCCGCAATTGTCCTCACAATGGGCTGTCGCGAGCGTCCCCTAGGCGCAATCCGAATCCCCGGAACACGCCCAGCAGGAATCTACACAGCCGGGACTGCTCAAAGATTCGTCAACATGGAAGGCTACATGCCGGGAAAACGTGCGGTGATTCTCGGTTCGGGCGACATAGGGCTAATCATGGCGCGGCGAATGATCTGGGAGGGCGCAACGGTTGAAGGTGTCTACGAGGTAATGTCATGGCCGGGCGGATTAAGGCGCAACATTGCTCAGTGCCTCGACGATTACGGGATACCATTCCATTTGCGGACGACTGTAACACGCATTCACGGCAACGACAGGCTAGAGGGCGTTACGGTCGCAGAAGTTGACGATCATATGACACCGATAGCCGGGACAGAACGCTACGTAGAGTGTGATACGCTCCTGCTTGCCATCGGGCTTATACCTGAGAACGAGTTATCCCGCATGGCCGGAGTCGAAATTCACCCCGTAACGGGCGGGCCTGTCGTGAATGATTTATTGCAGACGAGTAACCCCGCAATATTCGCCGCCGGAAATGTCGTTATCGTCTATGATCTTGTCGACAACGTAAGCGACGAGGGACTAATAGCCGGAGCGAACGCCGCAAAATTCGCCGCCGGGAAAATTTCACCGTCAGCAAGAATCCCGGTCAAAGGCGGGGAAAATGTCAGGCTATATTCTCCGCAAATTGTTACGGGCGAAACTGACGCAACAATCTTCATGCGCGTAACTCATCCCATAGAGGAAGCGTGCAGGGTCTTTGCTGTCTGTGATAACGGGGCGGAATTATATTCGCAGAGACTGAGATATGCCCGACCCGGCGAAATGAACGAGGTTAGAATCAATGCGGAAAAATTGCGCGGAGCAGGAAAAGTTTCAGGCATAACGATAGATATACAGGCGGTGAAAAAATGA
- a CDS encoding DUF1667 domain-containing protein, producing the protein MSSERKFICVSCPLGCGLTVTLDDSGEAVKVEGNTCPRGESYARSEVKDPRRVFASTVRVSGGKLPVCPVRSKTPAPRGKLFDIARAVAGLNVEAPVKIGQVLIHNVCGTDVDIVASRDLEAAKF; encoded by the coding sequence ATGAGCAGTGAGAGAAAATTTATCTGCGTTTCATGCCCTTTAGGGTGCGGCTTAACCGTAACGCTTGATGATTCGGGCGAGGCCGTGAAAGTTGAGGGCAACACTTGCCCAAGGGGTGAGAGTTACGCCCGCTCGGAAGTGAAAGATCCCCGGCGCGTTTTCGCGTCAACCGTGAGAGTCAGCGGAGGAAAGCTCCCTGTATGCCCCGTAAGAAGCAAAACTCCCGCTCCAAGGGGAAAACTTTTCGACATCGCCAGGGCTGTGGCAGGTCTGAACGTTGAAGCTCCCGTGAAAATCGGACAGGTATTAATTCACAATGTCTGCGGGACTGATGTCGATATTGTAGCAAGCAGAGATTTAGAGGCCGCAAAATTCTGA
- a CDS encoding S9 family peptidase gives MRILFVLAALFVAMPAVCAFAAVPPLLPMEDFFRNPENSAFSISPDGKWLAFARPWQHRMNVYVREISTGTEKRITSATERDIAGFFWKGNGKIVFAQDTGGDENYHLYITDIDGREPRDLTPFDKVKAGVLDDLEDDPIHMLIGMNRDNPEVFDVYRCNIMTGELELLAKNPGNITGWMTDHDGKLRVAARTDGVNETLLYRTDESQEFRELMTLNFKETFSPALFAYDNKLMYVVSNLSTDKAAIYTYDPETGKTLDLIFSHDEVDAGGIMHSKKRKIITGVTYTTDRRHYKFFDTEREELQKTLDEFFPGLEAAAVDCDDDEQRYIVRTYSDRTRGAYYLFDRRDNSVMKLSDLSPWIKPEHMSPMKAITFTARDGLTIHGYITLPAGVEAKNLPLVVIPHGGPSGRDTWGFDSEAQFLANRGIAVLQVNFRGSTGYGKSFWQAGFKQWGRKMQEDVTDGVQWAVNEGIADRSRLAIYGCSYGGYSALAGATFTPYLYACAVSYVGPSNLFTLLESIPPYWKPFIEMEHEMIGDPSADKELLREVSPVFHAENIRIPLFVAQGANDPRVNKAESDQIVEAVRKTGKEVVYMVKDNEGYGFHNEENRFDFYRELEAFFRKYLGSR, from the coding sequence ATGAGAATATTATTTGTCCTCGCAGCTTTGTTTGTCGCAATGCCGGCCGTCTGCGCTTTCGCCGCGGTGCCTCCCCTTTTGCCGATGGAAGATTTCTTCAGGAACCCGGAAAATTCTGCCTTCTCGATTTCGCCTGACGGAAAATGGTTAGCCTTTGCGCGTCCGTGGCAGCATCGTATGAATGTCTATGTCCGTGAGATTTCGACAGGGACAGAGAAGCGAATCACGTCAGCCACAGAACGCGACATAGCCGGATTTTTCTGGAAGGGAAACGGAAAAATAGTGTTCGCGCAGGACACGGGCGGGGATGAAAATTACCATCTCTATATCACAGACATTGACGGAAGAGAGCCGAGAGACTTAACGCCGTTCGACAAGGTGAAAGCGGGAGTGCTTGACGATCTTGAAGACGATCCCATTCACATGCTGATTGGCATGAACAGGGACAACCCGGAAGTTTTTGACGTTTACCGCTGTAACATTATGACGGGAGAGCTTGAGCTACTCGCAAAAAATCCCGGAAACATCACCGGATGGATGACAGATCATGACGGAAAACTCAGAGTCGCCGCCCGCACTGACGGTGTGAACGAGACATTGTTATACCGCACGGACGAGTCGCAGGAATTTCGCGAGCTTATGACGCTTAACTTCAAGGAAACATTTTCGCCCGCACTTTTCGCCTATGACAACAAACTGATGTATGTAGTCTCGAATCTCAGCACCGACAAAGCCGCAATATATACATATGATCCTGAGACGGGGAAAACTCTTGACCTTATATTTTCACATGATGAAGTTGACGCAGGCGGGATAATGCACTCAAAGAAGCGAAAAATCATAACGGGCGTAACCTACACGACAGACAGGAGGCACTATAAATTTTTCGACACTGAGCGGGAAGAGTTGCAGAAGACTCTTGACGAATTTTTTCCGGGACTTGAAGCGGCTGCTGTTGACTGTGATGACGATGAACAGCGATATATTGTCAGGACATACAGCGACAGGACTCGCGGAGCGTATTATCTTTTTGACCGCCGGGACAATTCGGTGATGAAACTTTCTGACCTTTCCCCGTGGATTAAGCCTGAGCATATGTCCCCGATGAAGGCAATAACTTTCACGGCGCGGGACGGCCTCACGATACACGGATATATTACTCTGCCTGCAGGTGTTGAGGCGAAAAATCTTCCGCTTGTAGTGATTCCGCACGGAGGGCCGAGCGGGCGCGACACATGGGGATTTGACTCGGAGGCACAATTTCTCGCCAACAGGGGAATCGCTGTGCTTCAGGTGAATTTCCGGGGGTCAACGGGCTACGGTAAATCATTCTGGCAGGCCGGCTTCAAGCAGTGGGGGCGAAAAATGCAGGAAGACGTTACAGACGGTGTGCAGTGGGCGGTGAACGAGGGCATCGCAGACCGTTCGAGGCTGGCTATTTACGGGTGCAGCTACGGGGGTTACAGCGCGCTTGCGGGGGCAACATTCACGCCGTATCTATATGCCTGTGCGGTGAGCTATGTAGGGCCGTCGAACCTCTTCACGCTTCTTGAGAGTATTCCGCCGTACTGGAAGCCGTTTATTGAGATGGAGCACGAAATGATAGGGGATCCTTCAGCCGACAAAGAATTACTGCGGGAAGTGTCGCCGGTTTTCCACGCGGAAAATATAAGGATACCGCTTTTTGTGGCGCAGGGTGCTAATGACCCAAGAGTCAACAAGGCCGAGTCAGATCAGATTGTCGAGGCTGTGAGGAAGACGGGCAAAGAAGTCGTATACATGGTGAAAGACAACGAGGGCTACGGCTTTCACAACGAGGAGAACAGATTTGATTTCTACAGGGAGCTTGAAGCATTCTTCCGAAAATATTTAGGCTCAAGGTAG
- the folP gene encoding dihydropteroate synthase: MRNIKRGKWEIISPNGRKIILGRKTRLMAILNLTPDSFHPESRTDERGIIERAGKFLDDGAYILDVGAESTRPGASPVSESDEAGRLLPALRALRREFPEALISVDTYKAEIARLSAGEGADIINDISGFSFDSDMAGTIAGLGIPYVLSHITGTPSDMAGYESHENILGEMDKYFAEKLSELESAGVKRENVILDPGLGFGKSAGDNFTVLKNIESLAGFGLPVMIGHSRKRFTGGLSGTLGVTAMMAGRVSLLRVHDVAGNMEALRVAEGINGA, translated from the coding sequence ATGAGGAACATAAAGCGGGGAAAATGGGAGATAATCTCGCCGAATGGACGCAAAATAATTCTTGGCCGGAAGACGCGGTTAATGGCCATTCTGAATCTCACGCCGGACTCGTTTCACCCTGAGAGCCGGACGGATGAGCGCGGAATAATTGAGCGTGCCGGGAAATTTCTTGACGATGGAGCGTACATTCTTGATGTCGGAGCGGAGTCGACAAGGCCGGGGGCGAGTCCAGTCTCAGAATCTGACGAGGCCGGAAGATTACTGCCTGCCCTGCGAGCTTTGCGGCGCGAGTTTCCAGAGGCGTTAATCTCTGTCGACACATACAAGGCTGAAATTGCGCGTCTCTCTGCGGGTGAAGGTGCTGACATCATCAACGACATAAGCGGCTTCAGTTTCGACTCGGACATGGCCGGAACAATAGCCGGACTCGGTATCCCCTATGTATTGTCGCACATAACCGGGACTCCGTCAGACATGGCCGGATATGAGTCGCACGAAAATATTTTAGGCGAGATGGATAAATATTTTGCGGAAAAACTTTCGGAGCTTGAATCCGCCGGGGTCAAACGGGAAAACGTGATACTTGACCCGGGATTAGGTTTCGGGAAATCTGCCGGGGATAATTTCACCGTGCTGAAGAATATTGAGAGCCTTGCGGGATTCGGGCTTCCTGTGATGATTGGGCATTCGCGGAAGAGATTCACGGGGGGGCTTTCGGGGACTCTCGGTGTTACGGCGATGATGGCGGGAAGGGTGAGCCTCCTGCGGGTTCATGATGTTGCGGGGAATATGGAGGCTCTGAGAGTCGCGGAGGGGATTAACGGCGCGTGA
- the rfbA gene encoding glucose-1-phosphate thymidylyltransferase RfbA, with protein sequence MKGIVLAGGSGTRLYPLTLVTSKQLLPVYDKPMIYYPVSILMQAKIRDILIISTPDDLPRFEKLLGTGERFGVKFSYKVQPSPDGLAQAFILGKDFIGHDTAAMILGDNIFSGQGLTRRLAEAVSNAESGKGATIFGYYVDDPERFGIVEFDSHGRAVSIEEKPEHPKSNYAVTGLYFYDNRVIEFAESLKPSKRGELEITDLNRIYLERGELNVELLGQGFTWLDTGTHESLADATNFVKTLETHQHRKIACLEEIAYLNGWITRENVMTVANQLRKNQYGQYLIDVIEGKYIDAR encoded by the coding sequence ATGAAAGGAATCGTACTGGCCGGGGGAAGCGGGACTCGCTTGTACCCTCTGACCCTCGTAACATCAAAGCAATTACTGCCCGTTTACGACAAGCCGATGATATATTACCCGGTATCAATCCTAATGCAGGCAAAAATCCGCGACATTCTCATAATCTCAACGCCCGATGATTTGCCCCGTTTCGAGAAACTTTTAGGCACTGGCGAAAGATTCGGCGTTAAATTCTCGTACAAGGTTCAGCCATCACCTGACGGACTCGCGCAGGCGTTCATTCTCGGAAAGGACTTTATCGGCCATGACACAGCCGCGATGATTCTCGGCGACAATATATTTTCCGGGCAGGGATTGACTCGCCGACTCGCTGAGGCTGTCTCGAACGCCGAATCCGGGAAGGGAGCGACAATTTTCGGCTACTATGTCGATGACCCGGAGCGTTTCGGAATCGTAGAGTTTGACTCACACGGCCGGGCAGTGTCCATTGAGGAGAAGCCCGAACATCCCAAAAGCAATTACGCCGTTACGGGGCTGTATTTCTATGACAACAGGGTGATAGAGTTTGCCGAATCCCTGAAGCCCTCAAAGCGCGGTGAACTCGAAATTACCGACCTCAACAGGATATATCTTGAGCGCGGAGAGCTGAACGTTGAATTACTCGGACAGGGCTTTACGTGGCTTGACACCGGGACTCATGAGAGCCTCGCGGACGCTACGAATTTCGTCAAGACTCTTGAGACTCACCAGCACAGAAAGATAGCCTGTCTTGAGGAAATCGCCTACCTTAACGGATGGATTACCCGCGAAAATGTTATGACGGTCGCAAACCAGCTCAGGAAAAATCAGTACGGGCAGTATTTGATTGACGTTATAGAAGGGAAGTATATCGATGCAAGATAA
- the rfbD gene encoding dTDP-4-dehydrorhamnose reductase produces the protein MQDKIFITGANGQLGRDLVHELTGRGISCVASDIQPEFSGDEECEYIPLDITDSDAVDLAMRKSGVSRVIHCAAWTAVDSAEDDANRAKVYAVNVIGTENIAKACAEHNLIMTYISTDYVFDGTGTAPRKPDDESFSPLNYYGYTKLQGELAVKKYLQKFFIVRIAWVFGKNGNNFVRTMLKLSRTHDTLRVVNDQIGTPTYTPDLARLLADISMTDKFGIYHATNEGGYISWYDFACEIFRQSGVNVNVIPVTTAEYGLSKAKRPYNSRLDKSKLVSSGFEPLPDWRDALRRYLSEYESD, from the coding sequence ATGCAAGATAAAATTTTCATCACGGGGGCAAACGGCCAGTTAGGGCGCGACCTTGTTCACGAATTAACCGGGCGCGGAATTTCCTGCGTTGCCTCAGACATTCAGCCGGAATTTTCCGGGGATGAGGAATGCGAATATATCCCCCTCGACATCACGGACTCGGACGCTGTTGACTTGGCCATGAGGAAGTCAGGAGTCTCAAGAGTCATACATTGCGCCGCGTGGACTGCTGTCGACTCTGCCGAGGATGATGCGAACCGGGCAAAAGTTTACGCCGTCAACGTAATCGGCACTGAGAACATCGCAAAAGCCTGCGCGGAACACAATCTCATCATGACATACATCAGCACGGACTATGTTTTTGACGGAACCGGGACAGCCCCCCGAAAGCCTGATGACGAATCATTTTCCCCGCTGAATTATTACGGGTACACGAAATTGCAGGGAGAGTTAGCGGTGAAGAAGTACCTGCAAAAATTCTTCATTGTCCGAATCGCGTGGGTTTTCGGGAAAAACGGAAATAATTTCGTCCGAACAATGCTGAAACTTTCACGGACTCATGACACGCTCCGAGTCGTGAATGATCAGATAGGGACTCCTACATACACTCCCGATTTGGCGCGGCTTCTCGCTGACATTAGCATGACGGATAAATTTGGCATATACCACGCAACGAACGAGGGCGGCTATATTAGCTGGTATGATTTCGCGTGTGAGATATTCCGGCAGTCGGGCGTTAATGTGAATGTGATTCCCGTAACGACTGCTGAATATGGGCTGTCAAAAGCAAAGAGGCCGTATAATTCCCGTCTCGACAAAAGCAAGCTGGTATCATCAGGATTTGAGCCGCTCCCGGACTGGCGGGACGCATTGAGGAGGTATCTGTCAGAATATGAGTCAGATTAG
- the rfbC gene encoding dTDP-4-dehydrorhamnose 3,5-epimerase, with translation MSQISVEHNAGGIEGLCVITQTVHGDKRGYFTETYNRRDMAEAGLDYDFVQDNQSSSTKGVLRGLHFQIHYPQTKLVRVIRGAVYDVAVDVRRGSATFGKYYGIILTEDNHRQFLIPKGFAHGFLVISDFAEFCYKCDDYWHPNDEGGIIYSDPDVNIDWPKVDAPLNIIERDSKLPTLREAVLP, from the coding sequence ATGAGTCAGATTAGCGTTGAACATAACGCCGGAGGGATTGAGGGACTCTGCGTTATCACACAGACGGTACACGGGGACAAGCGCGGGTATTTCACAGAGACATACAACCGCAGGGACATGGCCGAAGCCGGGCTTGATTACGATTTTGTGCAGGACAACCAGAGCAGCAGCACAAAGGGAGTCCTCCGGGGGCTTCATTTCCAGATACATTATCCGCAGACGAAATTAGTACGGGTAATACGGGGGGCAGTGTATGATGTAGCTGTTGACGTTCGCAGGGGAAGCGCGACATTCGGGAAGTATTACGGAATAATTCTGACGGAGGACAATCACAGGCAGTTTTTGATTCCCAAGGGATTCGCTCATGGCTTCCTTGTTATTTCTGACTTTGCGGAGTTCTGCTACAAGTGCGATGACTACTGGCACCCAAACGATGAGGGCGGGATAATATATTCTGACCCCGATGTAAATATCGACTGGCCTAAAGTTGACGCGCCATTGAACATTATCGAGAGGGACAGCAAATTACCGACATTAAGGGAGGCTGTATTGCCGTGA
- the rfbB gene encoding dTDP-glucose 4,6-dehydratase: MKIIVTGGAGFIGSNFIFHMLKSHPEDKIICIDKLTYAGNLATLKEVIAEGKISFFHMDICDRERVYGLFERERPDIVVNFAAESHVDRSINDPGIFLFTNTLGTGVLLDACMKYGITRYHQVSTDEVYGDLPLDRPDLFFTEDSPIHTSSPYSASKAGADMLVLAYHRTYNLPVSISRCSNNYGPYHFPEKLIPLMIINALHDKPLPVYGKGINVRDWLYVEDHCRAIDMIIHDTDSEGEIFNIGGHNEMRNIDIVRLICAELGKPESLITFVEDRKGHDLRYAIDPTKIYLRLGWRPETRFADGIKKTIRWYLDNESWWRPLVKA; this comes from the coding sequence GTGAAAATAATCGTAACCGGGGGAGCGGGCTTTATCGGAAGCAATTTCATTTTCCACATGCTGAAGTCTCACCCTGAAGACAAAATAATCTGTATCGACAAGCTGACATACGCCGGGAATCTCGCTACCCTGAAGGAAGTTATTGCTGAGGGAAAAATATCGTTCTTCCACATGGACATCTGCGACCGTGAGAGGGTATACGGCCTGTTTGAGCGGGAGCGGCCCGACATCGTGGTGAATTTCGCGGCGGAATCTCATGTTGACCGCTCAATAAATGACCCGGGAATTTTCCTGTTCACAAACACGCTTGGGACAGGGGTACTTCTTGACGCTTGCATGAAGTACGGAATAACGCGCTATCATCAGGTAAGCACGGATGAGGTTTACGGGGATTTGCCGCTTGACCGCCCTGACCTGTTTTTCACGGAGGACTCGCCGATTCACACATCATCGCCGTATTCAGCCTCCAAAGCAGGAGCTGATATGTTAGTGCTTGCGTATCACAGGACGTACAATTTGCCCGTGAGTATTTCGCGGTGTTCGAACAATTACGGCCCGTATCATTTCCCGGAGAAATTAATCCCCCTGATGATAATCAACGCCCTTCATGATAAGCCGCTACCTGTTTACGGAAAAGGGATAAACGTCCGGGACTGGCTATATGTTGAGGATCACTGCCGGGCTATAGACATGATAATTCACGACACTGACTCGGAGGGTGAAATCTTCAACATCGGCGGGCATAACGAGATGAGGAATATTGATATTGTCCGTCTGATATGCGCGGAGCTTGGGAAGCCTGAGAGCCTGATTACGTTTGTGGAGGACAGGAAAGGCCATGACCTGAGATATGCTATTGACCCGACAAAGATATACCTGCGGTTAGGGTGGCGGCCTGAGACGAGATTCGCGGATGGGATAAAGAAGACAATACGCTGGTATCTCGACAATGAGTCGTGGTGGCGGCCATTGGTGAAGGCTTAA
- a CDS encoding CfrBI family restriction endonuclease, translating into MKAWDIMTFGEEAVRNTVSRLLSGYDYREIIVHAIDKLFFDFFVKFFREIVYAKFDGGNINMAWYIEHFIDGDNVSPDDAVIYAGLNRKTITNIYGTSARKIMLDTSKNNLESLSAVINEIEKNSEDDFALSTKITHNDITVELSLTESLLVINALAAKKLQIIGGAWSAIGKRVEKPLVDELCRRAGVPEEFIDRENFRRNKSLPYDRETDYRLKSITGKVYRVEVKLMGRGNPESADMTIARDTDIFIADTLSGQAQSQLKERGTEYLTLRDNGRIIPDFTEILDRLRIPRRH; encoded by the coding sequence GTGAAAGCGTGGGATATTATGACGTTCGGGGAAGAAGCGGTAAGAAACACGGTCAGCAGATTATTATCTGGATATGATTACAGAGAAATTATAGTTCATGCAATCGATAAGCTATTCTTTGATTTCTTCGTAAAATTTTTCCGTGAGATCGTATACGCAAAATTTGACGGCGGAAATATTAATATGGCATGGTATATAGAACATTTCATTGACGGTGATAATGTTTCGCCTGATGACGCTGTAATTTACGCCGGGCTTAACAGGAAGACTATCACAAATATATACGGGACTTCAGCTCGTAAAATTATGCTAGACACATCGAAAAATAATCTTGAGAGTTTAAGTGCTGTGATTAACGAAATTGAGAAGAACTCAGAAGACGATTTTGCACTATCAACTAAAATCACCCATAATGACATTACTGTAGAACTTTCTTTAACTGAAAGCCTGTTAGTCATTAATGCTTTGGCTGCGAAAAAACTTCAAATTATAGGCGGAGCATGGAGCGCAATCGGTAAAAGAGTCGAGAAGCCGTTAGTTGATGAGCTGTGCAGGCGCGCAGGAGTCCCTGAAGAATTTATTGACAGGGAAAATTTCAGGCGTAATAAGAGTCTCCCGTATGACCGCGAGACTGATTACCGCCTCAAAAGCATTACGGGGAAAGTTTACCGCGTTGAAGTGAAATTGATGGGCAGGGGGAATCCTGAGAGCGCAGACATGACTATAGCGCGGGACACCGACATATTCATAGCTGACACTCTCAGCGGGCAGGCTCAATCACAGCTCAAAGAACGCGGAACAGAATATCTCACCCTGCGCGATAATGGCCGGATAATTCCTGACTTCACAGAAATTTTAGACCGCCTCAGAATCCCCCGCAGGCATTAA
- a CDS encoding ABC transporter ATP-binding protein yields MSIIEVRDLTKIYVTGDIELRALDGVSFKIERGEFVCVMGPSGSGKSTMMNILGCLDVPTSGKYELDGVDVKDQTKAELADIRNQKLGFVFQGFNLLPKVDAVENVELPLLYRGVSSSERRKAAVNALEKVGLGKRLHHRPAQMSGGQQQRVAIARAIVGEAPIILADEPTGNLDTKTTVEIMNIFTELHRQGITVILVTHEPEIATWSERVLRFRDGRLIADEAAPKIEELDSEAKH; encoded by the coding sequence ATGAGCATAATAGAAGTGCGCGACCTCACGAAAATTTATGTTACGGGCGACATAGAATTACGCGCTCTTGACGGAGTGAGCTTCAAGATTGAGCGGGGGGAATTTGTCTGCGTGATGGGGCCTTCAGGTTCGGGGAAGTCTACGATGATGAATATATTAGGGTGTCTTGACGTTCCTACGAGCGGGAAATACGAGCTTGACGGGGTAGATGTGAAAGACCAGACTAAGGCCGAGCTTGCCGACATTCGGAATCAGAAACTGGGATTTGTGTTTCAGGGCTTCAACCTCCTGCCGAAAGTTGACGCTGTAGAGAATGTAGAATTGCCCCTGCTTTATCGCGGAGTCAGCTCGTCAGAAAGAAGGAAAGCCGCCGTTAATGCCCTCGAAAAAGTTGGACTCGGAAAAAGACTCCATCACCGCCCCGCGCAAATGTCAGGCGGACAACAGCAGAGAGTCGCAATAGCCCGCGCAATAGTCGGAGAAGCACCGATTATATTAGCCGATGAGCCTACCGGGAATCTTGACACAAAGACAACTGTCGAGATCATGAATATCTTTACGGAGCTTCACAGGCAGGGGATAACGGTGATACTTGTTACGCATGAGCCGGAGATAGCGACATGGAGCGAGAGAGTATTACGATTCAGGGACGGGAGATTGATTGCGGACGAGGCCGCCCCGAAAATCGAGGAGCTTGACAGCGAGGCCAAGCACTAA